The Lentimicrobiaceae bacterium genome includes the window AGGTTAATGTTTTTTTTGAAACTCAACATGTGCAATTGTTTCCTTTGGAGTTTGAGGACGACAATTTGATTGATTTAAGTTTTAATCTGCTGATAAGCAATAGCTCCGAAAAACATAAAGTTTCAAACACTCTGATACCCAACGTGCTTAATATTATTGGGTTGGTTGATAATGTTTGTGTTTCGTATGCTTACGATTTATACGAAAACCCCAATATCTACACCACAAATTATGTTTTTTTAAAGTCGTTGTTGTCGGGTAACGTACAAACCGATGATGTTTTTTTCGTAAATATCAATTATAATTTTATAGAAATTGCCTTTATCGAAAAAAACAACGTTTCGTTTTACAATACTTTTAGTTATAAAACCAACGAAGATATTTTATATTATATTCTGTTTGTTGTTGAGCAATTGGGTTACAGCCACTTGGAATACAATATTGCTTTAACAAGCACGATTAAAAACGACTTGCTGAATTTGTTGAGACAATACATAAGCAATGTAAATCTTTTCGACAGTTACGAAAAAAGTATATCAAATATCAGTTCGGAGGTTGATAAGTCAAAGTATTATATCCTTTTACAATCGACATTATGCGAATAATTTTAGGGAAAAATAAAGGGAAAATTCTGCATCCGCCTAATAATTTGCCTGTGCGTCCTACAACCGACTTGGCAAAAGAAAGTTTGTTTAATATTTTGAACAATCATGTGGATTTTGAAGCCATAAGCGTTTTAGATTTGTTTGCCGGTACAGGTAATATTACATTTGAATTTGCATCAAGAGGCGCAATATCCGTTACTTCGGTTGAAAAAAATCAGAACTGCATAGCATATATTAAAAAAGTAGTTGCCGAACTTAATTACAACAACGCTTACGTTGTTCGTGCCGATGTTTTTAAGTATTTACAGAACTTAAAAATGAAATACGACATCATTTTCGCCGACCCACCATACGATTGTCCAAACGTTGGCGAAGTTGTTGATTTGGTTTTCAGAAATTCACTATTAAAACCCGAAGGCTTTCTTATAATTGAACACGATAGATACAAGAAATTCAACGACTCCCAAAATTTTTTCGACGAAAGACGCTACGGAAAAGTTCACTTTAGCTTTTTTACTGCCGCGGCGGAATAGAAATTTGTTTTGGAATAAATAGTGAAACATCTCCACCAAAGTAGTGAACTTCTCTCACTATCGACGACGTTATCATAACGTGTTCGGGAAGTGTTAGCAAAAATATTGTTTCTATTTCCGGCTTCAGCCTATAATTGACTTGCGCTACGCCTCGCTCAAATTCAAAATCTGCCGATGTTCGTAAGCCTCTTATCAAATATTTTGCTCCTATTTCATCACAAAAATCTACAGTTAAGCCTGAATAATGTCTTACTTCAACTTTATCAACGTCGGCAAAGACTTGTTTGAGCCAATTTAATCGGTCGTCTAAGTTGAAATAATTTTTTTTGTCCGAATTTGTTCCTATCGCTACGACAATCTTATCAAAAAAAGGCAAAGCTCTGCGGACAATCGACTCGTGTCCTCTTGTAACCGGATCAAACGACCCTGCAAAAACCGCTATTTTCATTACTTTATAATTTTTGCTTTAATAATTTAAGTTCTAATGTTTTTGTTCAAACAATTTCACAATGTTAATAACAACTTGAGTGGCTTTTTCCATCGATTCTAACGGAACGTACTCAAATCGGCTGTGGAAATTGTGTCCGCCTGCAAATATATTAGGACAAGGAAGTCCCATATAACTCAGTCTGGCTCCATCGGTACCTCCTCTGATAGGTTTTACAATAGGTTCAACTCCCGCCTGTCTGATAGCTTCTTTGGCAATTTCTATTATGTGATATACCGGCTCAATTTTACTTCTCATATTAAAATACGAATCGGTAATGGTAAGCGTTACAGTTTGCTCGCCATATTTTTTATTTAAAAATTCGGCTATATCGCTAAGATATTGCTTTTGCTTTTCAAACTCTTTAATATCGTGATTCCTAATTAAATAGTCGGCTGTAGCTTCCTCAACATTACCTTTCATGCCGTGCAAATGATAAAAACCTTCGTAATCTTGCGTATGTTCTGGTCGCTGATTTGCCGGAAGCATATTATTAATTTCAGTAATAATAATGGAGGCATTTATCATTTTGTTTTTTGCATATCCGGTATGAATATTTTTTCCTTTTACGGTAAAATTAGCCGAAGCTGCATTAAAGTTTTCAAATTCTAACTCTCCAACACCTCCTCCATCGAGAGTATAAGCATAATCGGCTGCGAATTTTTCTACGTCGAAATAATCAACACCTTTGCCGATTTCCTCATCAGGTGTAAAAGCAACTTTAATATCGCCGTGTTTAATGTCGGGATTATTTATCAGATATTGCATAGCCGTAACTATTTCGGCTACACCGGCTTTGTCGTCGGCACCGAGCAAGGTTTTTCCATCGCTTGTAATTATAGTTTTTCCTACATAGTTTTCAAGTTCGGGGAAATCACTTACAGGAAGCGAATAATTTTCGTCCAAAATAATATCTTTCCCGTCGTAATTATTTATAATTTGCGGATTTACGTTTGTACCGCTCATTTCAAAACTTGTATCAACGTGAGCAATAAAAGCTACAGTTGGAATATTTTTTTTATCCGAATTGGAAGGTAAAGTTGCAGTTACGTAACCTTTTTCATCTATTTGCACATCTTGCATTCCTATTTCTTTTAGCTCATCGACTAACAAATTTAACAAGTCGAATTGCTTATCAGTGCTCGGATAACTCTGCGATTCAGGATCACTTTGAGTGTCAATTTTTACGTATTTAATAAAGCGGTTTAATAAGGTTTCTTTCATTTTAAATTTGATTGTTGTGTTAAATAATTGTTATAAAAGTACAAAAAATGTAATTTTACAAAAATAATAATTTATACAATGGAGCAAAATTTTACAGAAAGAACAGAATTGTCGGATATAAGTAAGGCAGAATTATTAAATAACCTGAATAGCTTATTTGACGTTGAGAAAAGCATTTGCGTTTCCAATCCGTCTGATAGTGTGCAAATTTTTCAACTCGATAATACTGCAATTGGCGTTTCGACCTGCAATATGATTGAAGGCGTTGATTTTGATTTGACTTACTATCCTTTGCAGCATTTAGGTTATAAAGCTGTGGTAGCGAGCATATCGCAAATAATTGCAAAAAATATATTACCTACGCACATAAACATAAATATTTCGATTTCCAACAGATTTTCCGTCGAAGCATTAAACCAAATTTACAAAGGTGCAAGCAATGCTTGTAAGCGCTACAAAGTCAGCTTATCGGGCAATCAGTTAAATTCTTCATCGGTTGGATTAATTATTTCTACAACTACTTTTGGAACCAACAAAATCGAAAATATTTACAAAATCGGAGCAAATGAATACGATATTGTTTGCGTTAGCGGCGATGTAGGCGGTGCATTTATGGGTTTATTAGTTTTGGAAAGAGAAAAAGCAGTTTTTAAGGCAAACGAAAACATGCAACCCGATTTGCAGGGCTACGACTACATATTGGAGCGTCAGCTAAAACCCGAGCCAAGAACTGACGTTATTGAAGTTTTGCGTAAAAATAATATCGTTCCTACTTCTATGGCTTGTATAAAAGACTGTTTGGCTACCAACCTGCTGAAAATTTGTTCAATCTCCGATAAGGGTGCCGTTATTTACGAAAACAAATTGCCAATAGATGTCCAAACCATCTCTACTGCCGAAGAATTTAATATAACGTACTCTACCGCCGCTCTCAACGGTGGGGAAGATTTTGAACTATTGTTCACCGTTAATATAAACGATTACGAGAAAATTAGAACAATACCCGAATTTGTATCGGTAGGTTATATTACCGATAAATCGGAAGGAGTAAATCTTTCAACTGTAAATGGTCCTTTAATTCCTATAACATCATTAGGAATAAAAAACGATAAATAACATTGTTTTCAGATAGTTGCTCATGTCGGATAATTTTGAAACAATAAAAAACAAGACCTCTTTTTTGCCTAACAAGCCGGGCGTGTACCAGTTTTTTAACAAAGCCGGAAAAATTATATACATAGGTAAAGCGATTGATATAAAAAAACGCGTAAGTTCTTATTTCAGAGACGACGACAAGTTATCGGCAAAAACTAAATTGTTAGTCAGTAAAATTGCAGATATCAAATATATCGTCGTCGATACCGAGTTCGATGCATTATTGTTGGAAAACAACCTGATAAAGAAATACAAACCCAGATACAACATTCAACTAAAAGATGATAAAACCTATCCGTGGATTGTTATAAAAAACGAACCATTCCCAAGGGTTTTATCAACAAGGCATCATATAAACGACGGCTCTTCGTATTTTGGTCCGTATGCATCGGTACGCATGATGAATACGCTGTTGGAGCTTATTAGAAAGTTGTACAAATTGCGTTCGTGCAAGCTGAATTTATCGGAACGTGCCATAAAAAATAAAAACTACAAGGTTTGTTTAGAATATCATATTAACAATTGCGAAGGTCCTTGTATTGGTGAGCAAAGCGAAGAAGATTATATGAATTCCATAAACGAAATTAAAAACATTTTGAAAGGCAATTTTGTGGAAGTCAAAAACAATCTGTACAAGCTGATGGCACAGTATTCGGAACAATATGAGTTCGAGAAGGCACAAGAAGTAAAAGAAAAGATTGATATTTTGGCTCGTTACCAAAGCAAATCGCTGATAGTAAGCGACAAACTAAACAATTTCGATGTTTTTTCGTTTACCGAAGATATAAATTCGGCTTATGTGAATTTTATTAAGGTCATGTACGGTGCCATTGTACAGTCGCATACCATTGAGCTTAGAAAAAGGTTGGACGAATCCAAGGAATTTCTTTT containing:
- a CDS encoding DUF3822 family protein; amino-acid sequence: MIKMDCSLMYESPEFNSGLSLKYKLSILFRQDGFSFAISDAFSKDILVLSSYNFETDKNNVLQPNENQALNDIFATNKYLNYSYSKVNVFFETQHVQLFPLEFEDDNLIDLSFNLLISNSSEKHKVSNTLIPNVLNIIGLVDNVCVSYAYDLYENPNIYTTNYVFLKSLLSGNVQTDDVFFVNINYNFIEIAFIEKNNVSFYNTFSYKTNEDILYYILFVVEQLGYSHLEYNIALTSTIKNDLLNLLRQYISNVNLFDSYEKSISNISSEVDKSKYYILLQSTLCE
- the rsmD gene encoding 16S rRNA (guanine(966)-N(2))-methyltransferase RsmD encodes the protein MRIILGKNKGKILHPPNNLPVRPTTDLAKESLFNILNNHVDFEAISVLDLFAGTGNITFEFASRGAISVTSVEKNQNCIAYIKKVVAELNYNNAYVVRADVFKYLQNLKMKYDIIFADPPYDCPNVGEVVDLVFRNSLLKPEGFLIIEHDRYKKFNDSQNFFDERRYGKVHFSFFTAAAE
- the coaD gene encoding pantetheine-phosphate adenylyltransferase, translated to MKIAVFAGSFDPVTRGHESIVRRALPFFDKIVVAIGTNSDKKNYFNLDDRLNWLKQVFADVDKVEVRHYSGLTVDFCDEIGAKYLIRGLRTSADFEFERGVAQVNYRLKPEIETIFLLTLPEHVMITSSIVREVHYFGGDVSLFIPKQISIPPRQ
- the pepT gene encoding peptidase T, with protein sequence MKETLLNRFIKYVKIDTQSDPESQSYPSTDKQFDLLNLLVDELKEIGMQDVQIDEKGYVTATLPSNSDKKNIPTVAFIAHVDTSFEMSGTNVNPQIINNYDGKDIILDENYSLPVSDFPELENYVGKTIITSDGKTLLGADDKAGVAEIVTAMQYLINNPDIKHGDIKVAFTPDEEIGKGVDYFDVEKFAADYAYTLDGGGVGELEFENFNAASANFTVKGKNIHTGYAKNKMINASIIITEINNMLPANQRPEHTQDYEGFYHLHGMKGNVEEATADYLIRNHDIKEFEKQKQYLSDIAEFLNKKYGEQTVTLTITDSYFNMRSKIEPVYHIIEIAKEAIRQAGVEPIVKPIRGGTDGARLSYMGLPCPNIFAGGHNFHSRFEYVPLESMEKATQVVINIVKLFEQKH
- a CDS encoding thiamine-phosphate kinase; this encodes MEQNFTERTELSDISKAELLNNLNSLFDVEKSICVSNPSDSVQIFQLDNTAIGVSTCNMIEGVDFDLTYYPLQHLGYKAVVASISQIIAKNILPTHININISISNRFSVEALNQIYKGASNACKRYKVSLSGNQLNSSSVGLIISTTTFGTNKIENIYKIGANEYDIVCVSGDVGGAFMGLLVLEREKAVFKANENMQPDLQGYDYILERQLKPEPRTDVIEVLRKNNIVPTSMACIKDCLATNLLKICSISDKGAVIYENKLPIDVQTISTAEEFNITYSTAALNGGEDFELLFTVNINDYEKIRTIPEFVSVGYITDKSEGVNLSTVNGPLIPITSLGIKNDK
- the uvrC gene encoding excinuclease ABC subunit UvrC → MSDNFETIKNKTSFLPNKPGVYQFFNKAGKIIYIGKAIDIKKRVSSYFRDDDKLSAKTKLLVSKIADIKYIVVDTEFDALLLENNLIKKYKPRYNIQLKDDKTYPWIVIKNEPFPRVLSTRHHINDGSSYFGPYASVRMMNTLLELIRKLYKLRSCKLNLSERAIKNKNYKVCLEYHINNCEGPCIGEQSEEDYMNSINEIKNILKGNFVEVKNNLYKLMAQYSEQYEFEKAQEVKEKIDILARYQSKSLIVSDKLNNFDVFSFTEDINSAYVNFIKVMYGAIVQSHTIELRKRLDESKEFLLEMAITDIRQRFSSETKHIIVPFLPETKLPNATYIVPQAGNNKKLLELSERNAIMYKLERHKQTERVDPNKHTARILKQLQQDLRLPNLPVRIECFDNSNIQGAYPVAAMSVFINGKPAKDQYRHFHIKTVKGANDFASMQEVIYRRYKRLLDEKSDLPQLIIVDGGKGQLSSAMASLEKLDLHKKIPIISIAEKLEEIYYPNDSLPMYIDKKSETLKIIQHLRDEAHRFGVSFHRNLREKGTIKTELTQIKGIGETSAKNLLKHFGSVEGVKKATQEQLAEVVGAHRAELVCSYFRSGS